Proteins encoded by one window of Lathyrus oleraceus cultivar Zhongwan6 chromosome 1, CAAS_Psat_ZW6_1.0, whole genome shotgun sequence:
- the LOC127128695 gene encoding uncharacterized protein LOC127128695: protein MGKKRKSTATSLDEVDRTMYASFCTTANSISQLYTHAMNHQKLSFHAGERNALEKLYQWIWKQEEGGSRVGTVDVVNYIQNELDYCGEEPSMSPRAPPQHQQPQPMMPVTSSGFPVTSGSSGQTLALQGFRSDPCENQPVFSNALSSPVRRNLQLYQIGEGGISAGNGNQSRDSNAASSNNDSAMDMYAD from the exons ATGGGAAAGAAGCGAAAGTCCACCGCCACAAGTCTCGACGAAGTGGATCGAACCATGTATGCTTCCTTTTGTACCACCGCAAATTCTATTTCGCAACTCTACACTCACGCCATGAATCACCAGAAACTCTCCTTCCACGCCGGTGAACGCAACGCCCTC GAAAAACTTTATCAGTGGATTTGGAAACAAGAAGAAGGAGGGTCAAGGGTTGGAACAGTTGATGTTGTTAATTACATTCAG AATGAGTTGGATTATTGTGGAGAAGAACCATCCATGTCACCTAGAGCACCTCCGCAGCACCAGCAGCCACAACCAATGATGCCAGTCACGAGTTCAGGTTTTCCAGTCACTTCAGGATCTTCTGGCCAAACACTAGCTTTGCAAGGATTCCGCTCCGACCCTTGTGAAAATCAACCCGTGTTTTCAAATGCATTATCAAGCCCTGTACGTCGAAATCTTCAGCTTTATCAAATTGGCGAGGGAGGAATCTCTGCTGGAAATGGAAATCAAAGCAGGGATTCAAATGCAGCGAGTTCCAACAACGATTCTGCCATGGATATGTATGCAGACTAA